A single window of Methylacidimicrobium sp. AP8 DNA harbors:
- a CDS encoding ABC transporter ATP-binding protein — translation MVLRLVEVTKTLGKQRVLEGVSLEVARGERLCIVGRSGAGKSVLLRLILGLIKPDSGEIWYGDTDMVPLSERELAPLRIEMGMVFQNGALFDFMSVEENVAFPLRERRLPEAEIRQRVARILERLFLKGHEKKMPAELSGGMRKRVALARAIISRPKLVLYDEPTTGLDPIGSAEITELIRCLNEEFGATTIVVSHDMRSVEQIAQRVAFLHGGRIYKVCSPEDFLSSKEPVVNAFVHGRIEESALGTC, via the coding sequence ATGGTGCTCCGTCTGGTGGAAGTGACCAAGACCCTGGGGAAGCAGCGGGTGTTGGAAGGAGTGTCGCTGGAGGTCGCCCGGGGCGAACGGCTCTGCATCGTCGGGCGGAGCGGGGCGGGAAAGAGCGTCCTTCTGCGATTAATATTGGGATTGATCAAGCCCGATTCCGGGGAAATCTGGTATGGAGATACCGACATGGTGCCGCTTTCCGAGCGGGAGCTGGCTCCTCTGCGGATCGAGATGGGCATGGTCTTCCAGAATGGGGCGCTCTTCGACTTCATGAGCGTGGAGGAGAACGTGGCCTTCCCATTGCGCGAAAGGAGGCTTCCGGAAGCGGAGATCCGCCAGAGGGTCGCCCGGATTCTCGAGCGGCTTTTCCTCAAGGGCCACGAGAAAAAGATGCCGGCGGAGTTGAGCGGCGGAATGCGGAAGCGGGTGGCGCTGGCACGCGCGATCATCTCGCGGCCGAAGCTGGTCCTCTACGACGAGCCGACCACCGGGCTCGATCCTATCGGGTCGGCCGAGATCACCGAGCTGATCCGGTGCCTGAACGAGGAGTTCGGCGCCACGACGATCGTCGTCTCGCACGACATGCGGAGCGTCGAGCAGATCGCGCAGCGGGTCGCCTTTCTCCACGGGGGGCGGATTTACAAGGTTTGCTCGCCGGAGGACTTCCTCTCCTCGAAGGAGCCTGTGGTCAATGCGTTTGTTCACGGGCGGATCGAGGAGTCCGCCCTCGGAACTTGTTGA
- a CDS encoding MlaD family protein, whose amino-acid sequence MGTKHAEFQVGFFLLTGLVVIGVLIVLLGRYGEKFRPTYEITVEFPNAYGLVKGAPVQFAGAPVGRVAASPYPIREGRAVEVRLKLYADAKIRKDALFQIVDVGMLGDKSIEITPRGTSAPFLKAGDHVRGSRQTTIVDLAGEFRPVAESAGKVADEIGTLMGRINEEVLTPEVAAEIRATIKDLHSVIARTDHILEEAQYGRGPISRLLNDPALATDLRDFIYNLRRKGVLFYSDVAGRQEQEGKPLPVPATHPVSAQRPGTRPASSGHP is encoded by the coding sequence ATGGGAACCAAACACGCGGAGTTCCAGGTCGGCTTCTTTCTGCTGACGGGGCTGGTTGTGATCGGCGTCCTGATCGTCCTGTTGGGGCGGTACGGGGAGAAGTTTCGGCCGACCTACGAGATTACCGTCGAATTTCCGAACGCTTACGGGCTGGTGAAAGGGGCACCGGTTCAGTTCGCCGGAGCGCCGGTCGGCCGGGTAGCGGCGAGTCCCTACCCGATTCGCGAGGGAAGGGCGGTGGAAGTCCGGCTCAAGCTCTATGCGGATGCCAAGATCCGGAAGGATGCCCTCTTTCAAATCGTCGACGTCGGCATGCTCGGTGATAAGTCGATCGAGATCACCCCTCGGGGGACCTCGGCGCCCTTTCTCAAAGCCGGGGATCATGTTCGTGGCAGCCGTCAAACGACGATCGTCGATCTGGCCGGAGAGTTCCGGCCGGTGGCGGAGTCGGCCGGGAAGGTCGCCGACGAGATCGGAACCCTGATGGGCCGGATCAACGAAGAGGTGCTCACCCCGGAGGTGGCCGCGGAGATCCGCGCGACGATCAAGGACCTGCACAGCGTCATCGCACGGACCGACCACATCCTCGAAGAAGCGCAATACGGCCGGGGACCGATCTCCCGCCTCCTGAACGACCCCGCCCTCGCCACCGACTTGCGGGACTTCATCTACAACCTCAGGAGAAAAGGGGTTCTTTTCTATTCCGACGTGGCGGGGCGGCAGGAGCAGGAGGGGAAGCCGCTGCCGGTGCCCGCGACCCATCCGGTAAGCGCCCAGCGGCCGGGAACTCGTCCCGCTTCCTCGGGGCACCCATGA
- the ispD gene encoding 2-C-methyl-D-erythritol 4-phosphate cytidylyltransferase yields MSDPPASGTGARNVGAILVAAGRSRRMGFDKIFRPLTTRSALELCLERVSAFPRLSEIAVVVARQRLEDAHRLLSPLALPVPIRIVAGGEERQDSVVAGLETLSPRSEFALVHDAARPFATVELMEAIFTVAQREGAAACGNPSSDTVKEADEQGKVVATLDRRRVWNVQTPQVFRRELLQEAYRRLRESGKIATDDAAAVEAIGHPVRLVAYSGFNGKMTRPEDWELARQLLLGKRVL; encoded by the coding sequence ATGAGCGATCCGCCAGCAAGTGGAACCGGGGCCCGGAATGTCGGAGCGATTCTCGTCGCGGCGGGCCGGAGCCGGCGGATGGGCTTTGACAAGATCTTCCGTCCGTTGACCACGCGAAGCGCCCTTGAGCTCTGTCTGGAAAGGGTTTCGGCCTTTCCGCGTCTCTCCGAGATCGCGGTCGTCGTCGCGCGCCAACGGCTGGAGGATGCCCACCGGCTCCTCTCTCCTCTGGCGCTTCCCGTGCCTATCCGGATCGTGGCAGGGGGAGAGGAACGACAGGATTCGGTCGTGGCGGGCCTCGAGACGCTTTCGCCAAGGTCGGAATTCGCGCTCGTTCACGACGCCGCTCGTCCGTTCGCGACGGTGGAGCTAATGGAAGCGATCTTCACGGTGGCTCAGCGGGAAGGTGCCGCCGCTTGCGGGAATCCGAGTTCGGACACCGTTAAGGAGGCGGACGAGCAAGGGAAGGTCGTGGCGACGCTCGACCGGCGGAGGGTCTGGAACGTGCAGACCCCGCAGGTGTTCCGACGGGAGCTGCTCCAGGAAGCCTATCGAAGACTAAGGGAGAGCGGAAAGATCGCCACGGATGATGCCGCCGCGGTGGAAGCCATCGGTCACCCGGTCCGTTTGGTTGCCTACAGCGGCTTTAACGGGAAGATGACCCGGCCGGAGGACTGGGAACTGGCTCGCCAGCTTCTCCTCGGGAAACGGGTCTTGTAA
- the rpmG gene encoding 50S ribosomal protein L33, with protein MPREQVILECTEAKAEKKPASRYFGTKNKKLQTGRLEFRKYNPFLRRHTLHREIK; from the coding sequence ATGCCCAGGGAACAAGTCATTTTGGAGTGCACGGAGGCCAAAGCGGAAAAGAAGCCCGCGTCGCGGTATTTCGGCACCAAGAACAAGAAGCTCCAGACAGGCCGCCTGGAGTTCCGGAAGTATAACCCCTTCCTGCGTCGGCACACGCTTCACCGGGAGATCAAATAA
- a CDS encoding CHAD domain-containing protein has product MSTWFPAVGRKPALRPEEGGAGADDFRQRWMVVVGKATRLEEGLSEAEEVHRIRVIVKRLRAYLRLLRGSVPEKLLVEEDKRIKRIAVGLSPARDAVVCRQTVEWLAAREKKESRRERLRAVLARFADRAGSGVDPRKIARARAVIEASRRRLLHWIEKRPPEEETVEERLKREYGKGRRGMRDALREGSPEAFHRWRKRVKRLGYQAEMFSVPSRQRLSRLEKRLVRLGRLLGRLQDLQILKSRIEALPGPPERELLGRIDAWTARYRKEAEREGDRCFRMPKSEFLSLLQ; this is encoded by the coding sequence ATGTCAACGTGGTTCCCTGCCGTGGGGAGAAAGCCGGCCCTTCGGCCGGAGGAGGGCGGCGCGGGGGCGGATGACTTCCGGCAGCGCTGGATGGTGGTAGTCGGAAAAGCGACTCGCCTCGAAGAGGGCTTGTCCGAGGCTGAGGAGGTCCACCGGATCCGGGTCATCGTCAAGAGGCTCCGCGCATATCTTCGTCTCCTGCGCGGCAGTGTTCCGGAAAAGTTGCTCGTAGAAGAGGATAAGCGCATCAAGCGGATCGCGGTCGGCCTCAGCCCGGCGCGCGATGCGGTCGTCTGCCGCCAAACCGTCGAGTGGCTGGCGGCCAGGGAAAAGAAGGAGAGCCGCCGGGAACGGCTGCGGGCCGTTCTGGCGCGCTTCGCCGATCGGGCCGGAAGCGGTGTGGACCCGCGGAAGATCGCCCGCGCCCGAGCCGTGATCGAGGCGAGCCGCCGGCGGCTGCTCCACTGGATCGAGAAGCGGCCGCCGGAAGAAGAGACGGTCGAAGAACGGCTGAAGAGGGAATACGGGAAGGGCCGACGCGGGATGCGGGACGCCCTCCGGGAAGGCAGCCCGGAGGCTTTTCACCGTTGGCGCAAACGGGTGAAGCGGCTCGGCTACCAAGCGGAAATGTTCAGCGTCCCCTCCCGGCAAAGATTGTCGCGGTTGGAAAAGAGGCTCGTCCGGCTCGGCAGGCTTTTAGGCAGGCTGCAGGATCTGCAGATTCTAAAAAGCCGGATCGAAGCGCTTCCCGGACCGCCGGAGCGGGAGCTCCTCGGACGGATCGACGCCTGGACGGCTCGCTACCGGAAAGAAGCCGAGAGGGAAGGAGACCGCTGCTTTCGGATGCCGAAGAGCGAGTTCCTCTCGCTTTTGCAGTGA
- a CDS encoding exo-beta-N-acetylmuramidase NamZ domain-containing protein, with product MRRSEGEALGGALPSAASGAGSRPLPSIVKKAAFLLALILTHLLTAHAEAAPVLLGIDVLERTHFAPLQGKRVGLITNQASVDSAGRPTRLVLLHAPGVRLVRLFAPEHGISGDLRAGRRVSFVHDRLTGLPVFPLYGDTRRPTRSMLAGLDALVFELQDIGCRSYTYISTMVEAMDAAGELGIPFFVLDRPNPLGGRRVEGPPVHPQWQSFVGRIPVPYVHGMTAGEIARMANAKGWVPHRCALRVIAMEGWRRSMLWEDTGLRWVQTSPNIPWPTSPVYYVVTGFLGDLGAESGAGSSAYPFQYAGSRGVDPFAFAAEINRLGLAGVQAIPDGGCGGAVRLEISPRTSTNLTALGVYLASRLNQASHPALLRTASAGGKEMLCKLYGNSSILAELNRRRSVGEIAAQWRGFEQAFAQARRPYLLYPDSPRGEPGVGYPRAIPVSTRVE from the coding sequence GTGAGACGGAGCGAGGGCGAAGCGCTTGGCGGGGCGCTCCCGTCGGCGGCATCCGGAGCGGGCAGTCGCCCGCTACCCTCGATTGTCAAGAAGGCCGCCTTCCTCCTAGCCCTCATCCTCACCCACCTCCTGACGGCGCATGCCGAAGCCGCCCCTGTCCTGCTCGGGATCGACGTGCTCGAACGGACGCACTTCGCGCCTTTGCAGGGGAAACGCGTCGGCCTCATCACCAATCAGGCAAGCGTCGACTCGGCAGGGAGGCCGACGCGGCTCGTCTTGCTGCACGCCCCGGGAGTCCGGCTCGTCCGCCTCTTCGCCCCCGAGCATGGGATTTCGGGAGACCTCCGCGCGGGAAGGCGCGTCTCCTTCGTTCACGACCGGCTGACGGGTCTGCCCGTCTTTCCGCTCTATGGGGACACGCGCCGCCCAACCCGATCGATGCTCGCCGGGCTCGACGCGCTCGTCTTCGAGCTGCAAGACATCGGCTGCCGTAGCTACACCTATATCAGCACCATGGTGGAAGCCATGGACGCCGCCGGCGAGCTCGGCATTCCTTTCTTCGTCCTCGACCGGCCCAATCCGCTAGGGGGCCGGAGGGTAGAAGGGCCGCCGGTCCATCCCCAGTGGCAATCCTTCGTCGGGCGCATTCCGGTCCCCTATGTCCACGGAATGACCGCCGGAGAGATCGCTCGGATGGCTAACGCAAAGGGATGGGTACCCCATCGGTGCGCCCTCCGGGTGATCGCCATGGAGGGATGGCGGCGGAGCATGCTGTGGGAGGATACCGGCCTGCGCTGGGTGCAGACCTCGCCGAACATCCCTTGGCCGACCTCCCCTGTTTATTACGTGGTGACGGGCTTCCTGGGGGACCTGGGTGCCGAATCGGGGGCAGGCTCGTCCGCCTACCCATTCCAATACGCGGGTAGCCGCGGCGTCGACCCTTTTGCGTTCGCCGCCGAGATCAACCGGCTTGGCTTGGCCGGCGTCCAGGCGATTCCCGACGGAGGATGCGGCGGGGCGGTGCGCCTGGAAATCAGCCCTCGGACCAGTACCAATCTTACCGCTCTGGGCGTCTATCTAGCTTCCCGGCTCAACCAGGCCTCCCACCCGGCGCTGTTGCGCACGGCGTCGGCCGGCGGCAAGGAGATGCTTTGCAAGCTCTACGGGAACTCCTCGATCCTGGCGGAGCTGAACAGGCGCCGGAGCGTGGGAGAGATCGCCGCGCAATGGCGCGGTTTCGAACAGGCCTTCGCGCAAGCACGCCGGCCCTACCTCCTGTATCCCGACTCCCCACGGGGGGAACCGGGGGTGGGCTACCCCCGCGCAATACCCGTGTCGACCCGAGTGGAATAG